One window of the Halictus rubicundus isolate RS-2024b chromosome 6, iyHalRubi1_principal, whole genome shotgun sequence genome contains the following:
- the LOC143354965 gene encoding uncharacterized protein LOC143354965 isoform X1, protein MFGCPREAVRVKVKKCETRHQPEYRKFSVDPQITSIEVLQSILIKAFDIKGEFTVSYRAIDDYGSETYLFLLSDWDLDAAFISASEPYLYLQVNLKPFGETGDCECYWEQNAQEVSTRQETGFPYRTPKLPGLIMNKMERTLNMVQRALGNLGEDSHQQSIQPPRQPLTDAEFRRFLDPIGQVIHPKELRAVIYFGGIEPSLRKVVWKHILNVYPEGMSGRDRMDYMKKKSLEYQNLRERWKSLVQKGQNVGDLGYVTSMVRKDVLRTDRHHKFYGGSDDNQNTASLFNILTTYALNHPSVSYCQGMSDLASPLLVTMRDEAQAYICLCALMRRLKDNFMLDGIAMTTKFAHLAEGLQHYDPDFYVYLKSHQADDLLFCYRWLLLEMKREFALDDALRMLEVLWAALPASPPNGELSLAEVPFPPPSPPPSPNVKHIRENAYTKVCAIRRQSSSASIAATGKRKTLNTEESIQPSTETNGDTKRSSSPYETFSEPENDLTTAKNRRNTESTEKCLSTGSLPGKSKRINLLELKERLSLPSKEPNKINEQTETEKKCARVVKNLNEFLNFTSLNRSKVTPSNTEPELRRVSSESGVIRVLKDEPSSPDDPTDFFPMTTSMTRELRLELESLDRQVFGPSPPSDQQCDCVLSKRESELVENETDTELARCSPAADVFVWENPLHTLQPKAHPATPDEQAELEYDGEILEDQNGVKSVTPIRLLKRTTRSESASDSEETESWHQSAAIPESPTKQPVQEHCEEATELMNLIPAGTNEDQLGESSLPPPNEFGGGNPFLMFLCITLLLQHRDFVMRNQMDYNEMAMHFDKMVRRHNVLRVLNQARQLFAGYLRRHSSSSSAPKSDLNV, encoded by the exons AAATGTGAGACCAGACATCAACCCGAATACCGGAAATTCAGCGTCGACCCGCAGATAACGTCCATCGAAGTACTTCAGAGCATACTCATCAAAGCGTTCGACATCAAAGG TGAGTTCACCGTTTCGTATCGAGCAATAGACGATTACGGATCAGAAACATACTTGTTCCTACTTTCGGACTGGGACTTGGATGCGGCATTCATTAG CGCGTCCGAGCCGTATTTGTATCTTCAAGTCAACTTGAAACCATTCGGGGAAACGGGTGACTGCGAGTGCTACTGGGAGCAGAATGCTCAGGAAGTGTCAACGCGGCAGGAAACTGGGTTTCCATACAGGACACCCAAGTTACCTGGTCTTATAATGAATAAG ATGGAGAGAACACTGAACATGGTTCAGCGTGCTCTAGGTAACTTGGGTGAGGATTCGCATCAGCAGAGTATACAGCCACCGCGGCAGCCGCTAACAGACGCAGAATTTAGGCGATTTCTGGATCCTATCGGGCAAGTGATACATCCAAAGGAGTTAAGGGCCGTGATATATTTTGGCGGAATTGAGCCCAGTTTGCGCAAAGTAGTCTGGAAGCATATTTTGAATGTGTACCCTGAAGGCATGTCGGGACGCGACAGAATGGACTACATGAAGAAAAAGTCGCTAGAGTATCAAAATCTTCGGGAAAGATGGAAATCTCTAGTTCAGAAGGGACAGAATGTCGGAGACCTTGGCTACGTGACGAGTATGGTGCGTAAAGACGTTTTGAGAACTGATAGGCATCACAAGTTTTATGGTGGATCCGATGATAACCAAAACACGGCCAGTCTGTTTAACATTCTAACTACGTATGCCTTGAATCATCCAAGCGTCAGTTATTGTCAAGGCATGAGCGATCTAGCTTCGCCGCTTCTCGTTACGATGAGGGACGAAGCACAAGCATACATATGCTTATGTGCTCTAATGAGGAGATTAAAGGATAATTTTATGCTTGACGGAATTGCTATGACCACCAAATTTGCTCATTTAGCCGAAG GTTTGCAACACTACGATCCCGATTTCTATGTATATCTGAAATCTCATCAAGCAGATGATTTATTGTTTTGCTATCGATGGCTTTTACTGGAAATGAAGCGGGAATTTGCTTTGGACGACGCTCTAAGGATGCTCGAGGTTCTGTGGGCCGCATTACCAGCTTCGCCACCAAATGGAGAACTCAGTCTCGCTGAAGTACCCTTTCCTCCGCCTTCGCCACCACCAAGTCCAAATGTAAAACATATTCGTGAAAATGCGTATACAAAAGTCTGCGCTATTAGACGACAAAGTTCTTCCGCAAGCATTGCCGCGacaggaaaaagaaaaacattgaATACCGAAGAGTCTATACAACCCTCAACAGAAACCAACGGAGACACAAAAAG ATCGAGTTCTCCTTACGAAACATTCTCTGAACCGGAAAACGATTTAACAACTGCAAAAAATCGAAGAAATACTGAATCTACGGAAAAGTGCCTAAGTACAGGATCGCTACCTGGAAAATCTAAACGCATAAACTTACTGGAACTGAAAGAGAGATTGTCTTTACCAAGTAAAGAACCAAATAAAATTAACGAGCAAACTGAAACTGAGAAAAAATGCGCACGCGTGGTAAAAAATCTGaatgaatttttgaattttacaAGCCTTAATCGTAGTAAAGTAACGCCAAGCAATACTGAGCCAGAATTACG ACGCGTTTCGAGTGAAAGCGGAGTTATAAGGGTGTTAAAAGATGAGCCTAGTTCGCCAGACGATCCTACAGATTTCTTTCCAATGACTACTTCGATGACTAGAGAATTAAGACTGGAATTAGAATCACTGGATCGACAAGTCTTTGGACCGTCGCCGCCCAGCGATCAACAATGCGATTGCGTTCTGTCGAAACGAGAAAGTGAACTTGTTGAAAATGAAACAGACACGGAACTAGCAAGGTGTAGTCCAGCCGCAGACGTTTTCGTTTGGGAAAATCCTCTCCACACGTTACAGCCTAAAGCTCACCCAGCTACTCCGGATGAACAAGCAGAACTTGAATACGACGGAGAGATATTGGAGGACCAAAATGGTGTTAAATCTGTTACTCCTATTAGACTGTTAAAACGTACTACTAG GTCTGAATCGGCGTCAGATAGCGAAGAAACAGAAAGTTGGCATCAAAGTGCAGCTATACCCGAAAGTCCAACTAAGCAGCCGGTTCAAGAACACTGTGAAGAAGCTACAGAACTCATGAATCTTATACCAGCGGGTACGAACGAAGATCAGCTAGGAGAAAGTTCTTTACCTCCACCTAATGAATTTGGCGGTGGCAATCCCTTCCTTATGTTCCTGTGCATTACACTTCTGCTTCAACACAGAGACTTTGTCATGCGTAATCAAATGGATTATAACGAAATGGCCATGCATTTTGATAAAATGGTCCGTCGACACAACGTACTTCGAGTGCTCAATCAAGCGAGGCAGCTGTTCGCTGGCTATCTTAGGAGGCATTCCTCTTCGTCATCAGCGCCGAAATCGGATTTGAACGTGTAG
- the LOC143354989 gene encoding selenoprotein K, whose product MVYVSKDGEVLQSTPMLKKVLSFFTGIIYMVILFFKTMVNPDLNKYGSDYSRNYRPGSGPQPPSSRRLGRPNTGGSMPIPFGGCRSCAG is encoded by the exons ATGGTTTATGTATCAAAAG atgGAGAAGTTTTACAAAGTACACCAATGCTGAAGAAAGTATTGAGTTTCTTCACTGGAATAATTTATATGGTTATTCTATT TTTCAAAACAATGGTTAACCCtgatttgaataaatatggaaGTGATTATTCACGAAATTACAGACCTGGATCTGG GCCGCAGCCACCATCATCACGTAGATTGGGAAGACCTAACACAGGAGGTAGCATGCCCATTCCATTTGGTGGATGTAGGAGTTGCGCAGGATAA
- the LOC143354982 gene encoding growth hormone-inducible transmembrane protein, translated as MMLARVCRAGTLPTLSVILKSPVVSKPLIPRIQSSRLFASDGRSAYTRSARRSATIKEQAMSPAGETAFNIGKGAVAGGTVLGLGALCFYGLGLSSSAGAIDQAALWPQYVKDRIKDTYAYFGASIAASAASAAVCLRSPTVMNMVMRQGWGALIVTMVAMVGSGMVVHSIPYKEGFGAKQLAWLAHTGIVGAVLAPLYLFGGPLVLRAAWYTAGAVGGLSTVAVCAPSEKFLNMGGPLALGLGVVFASSVGTMFLPPTTALGSGLHSMALYGGLILFSMFLLYDTQRIVKRAEMHPKYGFDGRPYDPINNAISIYMDTINIFTRILMILAGGGNRRK; from the exons ATGATGCTCGCGAGGGTGTGTAGAGCTGGTACTTTACCAACTCTATCTGTTATTCTGAAAAGTCCCGTCGTCTCGAAACCACTTATCCCGAGGATCCAATCTTCGAGATTGTTCGCCAGCGATGGACGTAGTGCTTATACTAGATCTGCTCGCAGATCTGCTACCATTAAGGAACAGGCAATGTCTCCTGCAGGAGAAACAG CTTTTAACATTGGAAAGGGTGCTGTGGCTGGTGGCACTGTACTTGGTCTAGGTGCTTTATGTTTTTACGGATTGGGTCTTTCCTCTTCTGCAGGTGCCATAGATCAAGCAGC gtTGTGGCCCCAATATGTGAAAGATAGAATTAAAGATACATATGCATATTTTGGAGCATCCATAGCAGCCAGTGCAGCATCTGCTGCCGTTTGTTTAAGATCACCAACTGTAATGAATATGGTGATGCGTCAAGGATGGGGAGCTTTGATAGTTACCATGGTAGCTATGGTCGGCAGTGGAATGGTAGTTCATAGTATTCCTTACAAGGAAGGCTTTGGAGCAAAACAATTGGCATGGCTAGCTCACACTGGTATCGTTGGCGCAGTTCTTGCGCCTTTATACTTGTTTGGTGGTCCTTTGGTACTTAGAGCAGCATGGTATACTGCTGGAGCAGTTGGTGGTTTGTCTACAGTAGCTGTTTGTGCTCCAAGCGAAAAGTTTTTGAACATGGGAGGACCGCTAGCACTTGGTCTAGGTGTAGTGTTTGCAAGTTCAGTTGGTACCATGTTTTTGCCTCCAACCACAGCTCTTGGATCTGGTTTACACTCGATGGCTCTATATGGTGGTTTAATCTTGTTCTCCATGTTCCTTCTGTACGATACGCAAAGAATTGTTAAACGAGCAGAGATGCATCCAAAGTATGGCTTTGATGGAAGACCATATGATCCAATCAACAA TGCCATCTCTATTTATATGGACACAATAAACATTTTCACGAGGATCCTCATGATACTGGCTGGTGGAGGTAATAGGCGAaagtaa
- the Hbs1 gene encoding translation elongation factor EF-1alpha (GTPase) HBS1 isoform X2: MSRHRDVRCMNYSEEYEGYDDVYGHSVEDDYCVSPSAEQFLFDRSKQQNIASFIMEPDIVEDNEDDEETAHSNEKDIVLTELDKVKLVSCMESIKNIIGDTVPDSKIKKTIIQTNFDVETALDSILKESSPKTVKQQSAIAKDTAEHYPAKSTPRATTPSNVKIIPAGKRPVVKGFDLSGAENTDHLNTRIDSPRSQSPFADNSPEIRRKEYIPKEKKVISSSSDSPRSHSPILGHPILASDLDSKAKTSEEKVDALKVYQSKRGDSKEQLHLVVVGHVDAGKSTLLGRLLCDLGQVPSRLIHKYQQESKKIGKQSFAYAWVLDETGEERERGITMDIGHSKFETETKSVTLLDAPGHKDFIPNMIIGATQADVALLVVDATRGEFETGFDSGGQTREHALLLRSLGVSQLAVVVNKLDTVNWSQERFNEIVDKMSIFLKQAGFKDNVVFVPCSGLSGENIITKPKEALSNWYQGPTLISVIDNFKCPERPISKPFRLSVNDIFKGTGSGFCVSGHVETGMVSVGDKILVLPGNEMAVVKGLQVDEESTSNVFAGDHVVLTLSGLEQQNVGIGDILCNPQNHVPVTTCFQAHVVVFAVKIPIVKGLPVVMHQQSLVQPAVISKLVAQLHRTTGEITKKKPRCLPKNSSAIIEITTQNPVCVELYKDIKQLGRVMLRVEGTTIATGLITKLK; encoded by the exons ATGTCCCGTCATCGAGATGTACGGTGTATGAATTATTCGGAAG AATATGAAGGTTACGATGATGTTTATGGACATTCTGTCGAAGATGACTACTGTGTCTCTCCCAGTG cggaacaatttttatttgatcggAGCAAACAACAGAATATTGCATCTTTTATTATGGAACCAGACATAGTGGAAGATAACGAAGATGACGAAGAAACAGCGCATTCCAATGAAAAAGATATAGTTCTTACAGAATTAGACAAAGTTAAGCTTGTTTCTTGTATGGAATCTATTAAGAATATTATAGGTGATACGGTACCTGATTCCAAGATAAAGAAAACAATCATTCAAACAAATTTTGATGTGGAAACAGCATTGGATTCCATTTTAAAAGAATCTTCTCCAAAAACTGTTAAac aaCAATCTGCAATTGCTAAGGATACTGCAGAACATTACCCAG CCAAATCTACACCGCGAGCTACAACTCCTTCCAATGTGAAAATTATCCCCGCTGGAAAACGACCTGTGGTAAAGGGCTTCGATTTAAGCGGAGCAGAAAATACAGATCATTTAAATACTCGGATTGACAGTCCTCGTTCTCAAAGCCCGTTTGCCGATAACAGTCCGGAAATTAGGAGGAAAGAGTATATACCAAAGGAGAAGAAAGTCATTTCTTCAAGTTCAGATAGTCCACGTAGTCATTCTCCCATATTAGGACATCCCATATTAGCATCTGATTTGGATTCTAAAGCAAAAACCAGCGAAGAAAAGGTTGACGCTTTAAAAGTATATCAAAGTAAAAGAGGTGACAGCAAAGAACAACTACATCTAGTAGTTGTCGGACACGTAGATGCAGGTAAAAGTACATTACTAGGACGACTTTTATGCGACTTAGGACAAGTCCCGTCAAGGTTAATTCACAAGTATCAGCAAGAAAGCAAGAAGATAGGAAAGCAGTCATTTGCTTATGCATGGGTATTAGATGAAACGGGAGAAGAACG AGAACGTGGAATAACAATGGATATTGGTCATTCTAAATTTGAGACAGAAACAAAGTCTGTTACTTTGTTAGATGCACCTGGGCATAAAGATTTTATACCAAATATGATTATTGGTGCTACTCAAGCAGATGTAGCTTTATTGGTAGTAGATGCTACAAGAGGAGAATTCGAAACTGGTTTCGATAGTGGAGGTCAAACTAGGGAGCATGCATTATTATTACGTTCACTAG GTGTATCACAGTTGGCGGTAGTGGTAAACAAATTAGACACAGTAAATTGGTCGCAAGAAAGATTTAATGAAATAGTTGATAAAATGAGCATATTCTTGAAGCAAGCTGGATTTAAAGATAATGTAGTCTTTGTTCCATGCAGTGGTTTGTCTGGTgaaaatattataacaaaacctaAGGAAGCTTTATCTAATTG GTATCAGGGACCTACATTAATCAGTGTTATTGACAATTTCAAATGTCCTGAACGTCCGATAAGTAAGCCATTTCGGTTATCGGTTAATGATATATTTAAAGGTACTGGATCTGGATTCTGTGTTTCTGGGCATGTAGAAACAGGTATGGTGTCTGTAGGTGACAAAATTTTAGTGCTACCAGGAAACGAAATGGCAGTGGTCAAAG GTTTACAAGTTGATGAGGAATCCACATCAAACGTGTTCGCTGGAGATCATGTTGTTTTAACGTTATCGGGTCTTGAACAACAAAATGTTGGAATTGGAGATATTCTTTGTAATCCACAGAATCATGTCCCCGTAACAACGTGTTTCCAGGCGCATGTTGTGGTATTTGCAGTTAAGATCCCAATCGTAAAAGGTCTTCCAGTGGTGATGCATCAACAATCGTTAGTGCAACCAGCTGTGATTTCAAAGTTAGTGGCTCAACTGCATAGAACTACTGGTGAAATCACAAAAAAGAAACCTCGTTGtttaccaaaaaattcaagtgcTATTATCGAAATTACAACGCAAAATCCGGTCTGCGTGGAATTATATAAAGATATCAAGCAGCTGGGTAGAGTAATGTTACGCGTAGAAGGAACAACTATTGCCACTGGACTTATTACAAAACTTAAGTAg
- the LOC143354965 gene encoding TBC1 domain family member 25 isoform X2 has translation MFGCPREAVRVKVKKCETRHQPEYRKFSVDPQITSIEVLQSILIKAFDIKGEFTVSYRAIDDYGSETYLFLLSDWDLDAAFISASEPYLYLQVNLKPFGETGDCECYWEQNAQEVSTRQETGFPYRTPKLPGLIMNKMERTLNMVQRALGNLGEDSHQQSIQPPRQPLTDAEFRRFLDPIGQVIHPKELRAVIYFGGIEPSLRKVVWKHILNVYPEGMSGRDRMDYMKKKSLEYQNLRERWKSLVQKGQNVGDLGYVTSMVRKDVLRTDRHHKFYGGSDDNQNTASLFNILTTYALNHPSVSYCQGMSDLASPLLVTMRDEAQAYICLCALMRRLKDNFMLDGIAMTTKFAHLAEGLQHYDPDFYVYLKSHQADDLLFCYRWLLLEMKREFALDDALRMLEVLWAALPASPPNGELSLAEVPFPPPSPPPSPNVKHIRENAYTKVCAIRRQSSSASIAATGKRKTLNTEESIQPSTETNGDTKRRVSSESGVIRVLKDEPSSPDDPTDFFPMTTSMTRELRLELESLDRQVFGPSPPSDQQCDCVLSKRESELVENETDTELARCSPAADVFVWENPLHTLQPKAHPATPDEQAELEYDGEILEDQNGVKSVTPIRLLKRTTRSESASDSEETESWHQSAAIPESPTKQPVQEHCEEATELMNLIPAGTNEDQLGESSLPPPNEFGGGNPFLMFLCITLLLQHRDFVMRNQMDYNEMAMHFDKMVRRHNVLRVLNQARQLFAGYLRRHSSSSSAPKSDLNV, from the exons AAATGTGAGACCAGACATCAACCCGAATACCGGAAATTCAGCGTCGACCCGCAGATAACGTCCATCGAAGTACTTCAGAGCATACTCATCAAAGCGTTCGACATCAAAGG TGAGTTCACCGTTTCGTATCGAGCAATAGACGATTACGGATCAGAAACATACTTGTTCCTACTTTCGGACTGGGACTTGGATGCGGCATTCATTAG CGCGTCCGAGCCGTATTTGTATCTTCAAGTCAACTTGAAACCATTCGGGGAAACGGGTGACTGCGAGTGCTACTGGGAGCAGAATGCTCAGGAAGTGTCAACGCGGCAGGAAACTGGGTTTCCATACAGGACACCCAAGTTACCTGGTCTTATAATGAATAAG ATGGAGAGAACACTGAACATGGTTCAGCGTGCTCTAGGTAACTTGGGTGAGGATTCGCATCAGCAGAGTATACAGCCACCGCGGCAGCCGCTAACAGACGCAGAATTTAGGCGATTTCTGGATCCTATCGGGCAAGTGATACATCCAAAGGAGTTAAGGGCCGTGATATATTTTGGCGGAATTGAGCCCAGTTTGCGCAAAGTAGTCTGGAAGCATATTTTGAATGTGTACCCTGAAGGCATGTCGGGACGCGACAGAATGGACTACATGAAGAAAAAGTCGCTAGAGTATCAAAATCTTCGGGAAAGATGGAAATCTCTAGTTCAGAAGGGACAGAATGTCGGAGACCTTGGCTACGTGACGAGTATGGTGCGTAAAGACGTTTTGAGAACTGATAGGCATCACAAGTTTTATGGTGGATCCGATGATAACCAAAACACGGCCAGTCTGTTTAACATTCTAACTACGTATGCCTTGAATCATCCAAGCGTCAGTTATTGTCAAGGCATGAGCGATCTAGCTTCGCCGCTTCTCGTTACGATGAGGGACGAAGCACAAGCATACATATGCTTATGTGCTCTAATGAGGAGATTAAAGGATAATTTTATGCTTGACGGAATTGCTATGACCACCAAATTTGCTCATTTAGCCGAAG GTTTGCAACACTACGATCCCGATTTCTATGTATATCTGAAATCTCATCAAGCAGATGATTTATTGTTTTGCTATCGATGGCTTTTACTGGAAATGAAGCGGGAATTTGCTTTGGACGACGCTCTAAGGATGCTCGAGGTTCTGTGGGCCGCATTACCAGCTTCGCCACCAAATGGAGAACTCAGTCTCGCTGAAGTACCCTTTCCTCCGCCTTCGCCACCACCAAGTCCAAATGTAAAACATATTCGTGAAAATGCGTATACAAAAGTCTGCGCTATTAGACGACAAAGTTCTTCCGCAAGCATTGCCGCGacaggaaaaagaaaaacattgaATACCGAAGAGTCTATACAACCCTCAACAGAAACCAACGGAGACACAAAAAG ACGCGTTTCGAGTGAAAGCGGAGTTATAAGGGTGTTAAAAGATGAGCCTAGTTCGCCAGACGATCCTACAGATTTCTTTCCAATGACTACTTCGATGACTAGAGAATTAAGACTGGAATTAGAATCACTGGATCGACAAGTCTTTGGACCGTCGCCGCCCAGCGATCAACAATGCGATTGCGTTCTGTCGAAACGAGAAAGTGAACTTGTTGAAAATGAAACAGACACGGAACTAGCAAGGTGTAGTCCAGCCGCAGACGTTTTCGTTTGGGAAAATCCTCTCCACACGTTACAGCCTAAAGCTCACCCAGCTACTCCGGATGAACAAGCAGAACTTGAATACGACGGAGAGATATTGGAGGACCAAAATGGTGTTAAATCTGTTACTCCTATTAGACTGTTAAAACGTACTACTAG GTCTGAATCGGCGTCAGATAGCGAAGAAACAGAAAGTTGGCATCAAAGTGCAGCTATACCCGAAAGTCCAACTAAGCAGCCGGTTCAAGAACACTGTGAAGAAGCTACAGAACTCATGAATCTTATACCAGCGGGTACGAACGAAGATCAGCTAGGAGAAAGTTCTTTACCTCCACCTAATGAATTTGGCGGTGGCAATCCCTTCCTTATGTTCCTGTGCATTACACTTCTGCTTCAACACAGAGACTTTGTCATGCGTAATCAAATGGATTATAACGAAATGGCCATGCATTTTGATAAAATGGTCCGTCGACACAACGTACTTCGAGTGCTCAATCAAGCGAGGCAGCTGTTCGCTGGCTATCTTAGGAGGCATTCCTCTTCGTCATCAGCGCCGAAATCGGATTTGAACGTGTAG
- the Hbs1 gene encoding translation elongation factor EF-1alpha (GTPase) HBS1 isoform X1 yields MSRHRDVRCMNYSEEYEGYDDVYGHSVEDDYCVSPSAEQFLFDRSKQQNIASFIMEPDIVEDNEDDEETAHSNEKDIVLTELDKVKLVSCMESIKNIIGDTVPDSKIKKTIIQTNFDVETALDSILKESSPKTVKQQSAIAKDTAEHYPGKKLPAKSTPRATTPSNVKIIPAGKRPVVKGFDLSGAENTDHLNTRIDSPRSQSPFADNSPEIRRKEYIPKEKKVISSSSDSPRSHSPILGHPILASDLDSKAKTSEEKVDALKVYQSKRGDSKEQLHLVVVGHVDAGKSTLLGRLLCDLGQVPSRLIHKYQQESKKIGKQSFAYAWVLDETGEERERGITMDIGHSKFETETKSVTLLDAPGHKDFIPNMIIGATQADVALLVVDATRGEFETGFDSGGQTREHALLLRSLGVSQLAVVVNKLDTVNWSQERFNEIVDKMSIFLKQAGFKDNVVFVPCSGLSGENIITKPKEALSNWYQGPTLISVIDNFKCPERPISKPFRLSVNDIFKGTGSGFCVSGHVETGMVSVGDKILVLPGNEMAVVKGLQVDEESTSNVFAGDHVVLTLSGLEQQNVGIGDILCNPQNHVPVTTCFQAHVVVFAVKIPIVKGLPVVMHQQSLVQPAVISKLVAQLHRTTGEITKKKPRCLPKNSSAIIEITTQNPVCVELYKDIKQLGRVMLRVEGTTIATGLITKLK; encoded by the exons ATGTCCCGTCATCGAGATGTACGGTGTATGAATTATTCGGAAG AATATGAAGGTTACGATGATGTTTATGGACATTCTGTCGAAGATGACTACTGTGTCTCTCCCAGTG cggaacaatttttatttgatcggAGCAAACAACAGAATATTGCATCTTTTATTATGGAACCAGACATAGTGGAAGATAACGAAGATGACGAAGAAACAGCGCATTCCAATGAAAAAGATATAGTTCTTACAGAATTAGACAAAGTTAAGCTTGTTTCTTGTATGGAATCTATTAAGAATATTATAGGTGATACGGTACCTGATTCCAAGATAAAGAAAACAATCATTCAAACAAATTTTGATGTGGAAACAGCATTGGATTCCATTTTAAAAGAATCTTCTCCAAAAACTGTTAAac aaCAATCTGCAATTGCTAAGGATACTGCAGAACATTACCCAG GTAAAAAATTACCAGCCAAATCTACACCGCGAGCTACAACTCCTTCCAATGTGAAAATTATCCCCGCTGGAAAACGACCTGTGGTAAAGGGCTTCGATTTAAGCGGAGCAGAAAATACAGATCATTTAAATACTCGGATTGACAGTCCTCGTTCTCAAAGCCCGTTTGCCGATAACAGTCCGGAAATTAGGAGGAAAGAGTATATACCAAAGGAGAAGAAAGTCATTTCTTCAAGTTCAGATAGTCCACGTAGTCATTCTCCCATATTAGGACATCCCATATTAGCATCTGATTTGGATTCTAAAGCAAAAACCAGCGAAGAAAAGGTTGACGCTTTAAAAGTATATCAAAGTAAAAGAGGTGACAGCAAAGAACAACTACATCTAGTAGTTGTCGGACACGTAGATGCAGGTAAAAGTACATTACTAGGACGACTTTTATGCGACTTAGGACAAGTCCCGTCAAGGTTAATTCACAAGTATCAGCAAGAAAGCAAGAAGATAGGAAAGCAGTCATTTGCTTATGCATGGGTATTAGATGAAACGGGAGAAGAACG AGAACGTGGAATAACAATGGATATTGGTCATTCTAAATTTGAGACAGAAACAAAGTCTGTTACTTTGTTAGATGCACCTGGGCATAAAGATTTTATACCAAATATGATTATTGGTGCTACTCAAGCAGATGTAGCTTTATTGGTAGTAGATGCTACAAGAGGAGAATTCGAAACTGGTTTCGATAGTGGAGGTCAAACTAGGGAGCATGCATTATTATTACGTTCACTAG GTGTATCACAGTTGGCGGTAGTGGTAAACAAATTAGACACAGTAAATTGGTCGCAAGAAAGATTTAATGAAATAGTTGATAAAATGAGCATATTCTTGAAGCAAGCTGGATTTAAAGATAATGTAGTCTTTGTTCCATGCAGTGGTTTGTCTGGTgaaaatattataacaaaacctaAGGAAGCTTTATCTAATTG GTATCAGGGACCTACATTAATCAGTGTTATTGACAATTTCAAATGTCCTGAACGTCCGATAAGTAAGCCATTTCGGTTATCGGTTAATGATATATTTAAAGGTACTGGATCTGGATTCTGTGTTTCTGGGCATGTAGAAACAGGTATGGTGTCTGTAGGTGACAAAATTTTAGTGCTACCAGGAAACGAAATGGCAGTGGTCAAAG GTTTACAAGTTGATGAGGAATCCACATCAAACGTGTTCGCTGGAGATCATGTTGTTTTAACGTTATCGGGTCTTGAACAACAAAATGTTGGAATTGGAGATATTCTTTGTAATCCACAGAATCATGTCCCCGTAACAACGTGTTTCCAGGCGCATGTTGTGGTATTTGCAGTTAAGATCCCAATCGTAAAAGGTCTTCCAGTGGTGATGCATCAACAATCGTTAGTGCAACCAGCTGTGATTTCAAAGTTAGTGGCTCAACTGCATAGAACTACTGGTGAAATCACAAAAAAGAAACCTCGTTGtttaccaaaaaattcaagtgcTATTATCGAAATTACAACGCAAAATCCGGTCTGCGTGGAATTATATAAAGATATCAAGCAGCTGGGTAGAGTAATGTTACGCGTAGAAGGAACAACTATTGCCACTGGACTTATTACAAAACTTAAGTAg